In the Brassica napus cultivar Da-Ae chromosome A7, Da-Ae, whole genome shotgun sequence genome, one interval contains:
- the LOC125576201 gene encoding thioredoxin reductase 2-like produces the protein QPNSNLIDKFRKQSERFCTEIFTETVTKADMSSRLFKFFTDSRSDAVISTGAVAERLRFVGSGEGAGGFWSRGISACVVCDGAALIFRNKPLVVIGGVDSTMEEMKFLTKYRSKVYIIHRCDTFRALKIMQQRVLSKPKIEVIWNSSVVEAYRDENGKGVLGGLKVKNVVTGDVSDLKMSGLFFVIVHEPATKFLDGQHELDEYEYVVSKPGTTKTIVLLCEAVDS, from the coding sequence CAACCTAACTCCAATTTGATCGACAAGTTCCGGAAGCAATCAGAGCGGTTCTGCACCGAGATCTTCACGGAGACAGTCACCAAGGCCGACATGTCCTCGAGGCTGTTCAAGTTCTTCACCGATTCGAGAAGCGACGCCGTCATCTCCACCGGAGCTGTCGCGGAACGGCTGAGATTTGTCGGATCTGGCGAAGGCGCTGGTGGTTTCTGGAGCCGAGGGATCTCAGCATGTGTTGTATGCGACGGCGCCGCTCTGATCTTTAGGAACAAGCCTCTGGTAGTTATCGGCGGCGTAGACTCGACgatggaggagatgaagttCTTGACCAAGTATAGATCTAAGGTTTATATAATCCACAGGTGCGATACGTTCAGAGCGTTGAAGATCATGCAGCAGAGGGTGTTGTCGAAACCTAAGATTGAAGTGATTTGGAACTCTTCGGTGGTGGAGGCGTATAGAGATGAAAACGGGAAAGGTGTGCTTGGTGGTTTGAAGGTGAAGAACGTTGTTACTGGTGATGTTTCGGATTTGAAAATGTCTGGGTTGTTCTTTGTGATTGTTCATGAGCCGGCAACAAAGTTTTTGGATGGGCAGCATGAGCTTGATGAGTATGAGTATGTGGTGAGCAAGCCTGGTACCACTAAGACGATCGTTCTTCTCTGCGAGGCTGTGGATTCCTAG
- the LOC125576359 gene encoding isochorismate synthase 1, chloroplastic-like, giving the protein MASLQLSSHFLGTNTTKHNSISISNSYSQTPFTRLFSRKKFMSCSMSMNGCEGDFKTPLGTIETRTMAAILSPTAATERLISAVSELKSQLPPLSSGVVRIQVPIDQQIEAIDWLQAQDESQPRCFFSRRSDVGRPDLLLDLASENGNGGSSNRDLVSVAGIGSAVFFRDLDPFSHDDWRSIRRFLSSSSPLIRAYGGMRFDPNGKISVEWEPFGAFYFAVPQVEFNEFGGSSMLAATLAWDDELSWTLEDAIEALEETMLQVSSVVMRLRRESLGVSVLSKNHVPTKGAYYPAVEKALAIIKQKSSSLSKVVLARNSRIITDTDIDPIAWLAQLQSEGHDAYQFCLQPPGAPAFIGNTPERLFQRNQLGVCSEALAATRPRSASTARDMEIERDLLTSPKDDLEFSIVRENIREKLNSICDKVVVKPQKTVRKLARVQHLYSQLAGKLRREDDEFDILAALHPTPAVCGLPAEEARLLIKEIESFDRGMYAGPIGFFGGEESEFAVGIRSALVEKGLGALIYAGTGIVAGSNPASEWNELDLKISQFTKSIEYEATTTTTLQTIN; this is encoded by the exons ATGGCCTCACTTCAGCTTTCTTCTCATTTTCTGGGCACAAACACTACAAAACACAACTCCATTTCCATCTCTAATAGTTACTCCCAAACCCCATTCACCAGATTATTCTCCCGCAAG AAGTTTATGTCGTGTTCCATGTCTATGAATGGATGCGAGGGCGATTTCAAGACGCCACTTGGTACAATTGAGACAAGAACTATGGCGGCTATTTTATCTCCGACAGCAGCCACTGAGAGACTAATCTCCGCCGTCTCTGAGCTAAAATCTCAACTTCCGCCGCTTTCCTCCGGCGTTGTCCGGATACAG gtGCCAATTGACCAGCAAATCGAAGCAATCGATTGGCTTCAGGCCCAAGACGAGAGTCAACCTCGCTGCTTCTTCTCTCGCCGCAGCGACGTTGGTCGTCCCGATCTCCTCCTCGACTTGGCCAGCGAGAACGGTAACGGAGGCTCATCAAATCGTGATCTGGTTAGCGTCGCCGGAATCGGATCCGCAGTGTTCTTCCGCGACCTAGATCCCTTCTCTCACGATGATTGGAGATCCATCCGAAG GTTTCTGTCGTCTTCGTCGCCTCTGATCCGTGCCTATGGAGGCATGCGGTTTGATCCCAACGGCAAGATCTCTGTGGAATGGGAGCCCTTTGGTGCTTTTTACTTTGCTGTGCCTCAGGTTGAGTTTAATGAGTTTGGGGGAAGCTCGATGTTGGCTGCAACTCTTGCTTGGGATGATGAGCTCTCTTGGACGCTGGAGGATGCCATTGAAGCACTTGAAGAGACTATGCTTCAG GTTTCTTCTGTTGTGATGAGGTTACGAAGGGAGTCTCTAGGAGTATCTGTTCTTAGCAAGAATCATGTTCCCACAAAAGGAGCGTATTACCCTGCTGTAGAGAAGGCTTTGGCGATTATTAAGCAGAAGAGTTCATCTCTTAGCAAG GTTGTGCTTGCTCGCAACAGCAGGATTATAACGGATACCGACATTGATCCCATCGCTTGGCTTGCACAGTTACAG AGTGAAGGTCATGATGCTTATCAGTTCTGTCTGCAACCACCTGGTGCACCAGCTTTTATCGGTAACACG CCTGAGAGACTTTTCCAAAGGAATCAGTTAGGTGTCTGCAGTGAAGCTTTGGCTGCGACTAGGCCTAGATCTGCTTCGACGGCACGTGATATGGAGATAGAGCGTGACTTACTAACCAG CCCCAAAGACGATCTTGAGTTCTCTATTGTACGAGAGAATATAAGAGAAAAGTTAAAC TCTATATGTGACAAGGTGGTTGTTAAGCCTCAAAAAACTGTGAGGAAGCTTGCAAGAGTACAGCACCTATATTCTCAATTGGCGGGGAAGCTTAGGCGAGAAGATGACGAG TTTGACATCTTGGCTGCTCTGCATCCAACTCCAGCTGTTTGTGGGCTTCCAGCAGAAGAAGCCAGGCTTTTGATTAAGGAAATAG AATCATTTGATAGAGGAATGTACGCCGGGCCTATTGGTTTCTTTGGTGGCGAGGAGAGTGAGTTTGCAGTTGGGATCAGATCAGCTCTAGTCGAAAAG